The genomic region TCCTGGGACAGGCTCTCGTTAAAAGCAATCAGCTTTGGACTGTCAAAACCTGCCGGTTCTATCGTTGCAAATAAAACTTTGGGTGTGTTTCTCTGCATCGGGTTACCGGAATAATCTCCCGGAAATATATCGGTAAAAGGTTGTCTGATCTGTTCAATATTCATAGGCCAAAGGTATTAATTAAACGGGTCATTATAAAAAAAGACCTTCCAAATTATTGAAAGGTCTTGTGTATTTCTAAAAGAGAATTTATTTATTGAAATCTACCTCATCATTAGAATGAAGATTTTCATTAACGTTTTCTTCTTTTTTCTCTGTATTGTTTTTAGGTGTTGGTTCTACCGGTCTTGGATTTTTGATCTCATCGATAGTCTGAAGCCCGCCATCATCTCCATATCCTTCACCCAGGCCTTTCAGGTTCGAGCATCCGTCTTTCCAGTCTGATGGTCTGACGAACTTATCGTCAGGAGTAATTCCCAGAGATTTGTCCGCCCATACTTTCTTCATGAAGATAGCCCAGATCGGCAATGCCATTTTCGCACCCTGACCTTCACCGGTTCCGAAGAAGTGGGTTGCTCTGTCTTCCCATCCTACCCAGGCTCCTGTTGCCAGTTTTGGAGTAATTCCCATGAACCAACCGTCTGAGTTGTTCTGTGTGGTACCTGTTTTACCTGCAATTTCCACTGCTTTTGAAATTCCTTTTCTTCCCAGTTCTCCTGATGCGGTACCGAATTGTGCAACCCCTTTCATCAGTTCAATCATAGTGTAGGCGTACATCGGGTTCATTACTTCTTTTGGCTCTACATTTACTTCTTTGATCACTCTTCCGTTGGCGTCTTCAATCCTCCAGATCATTTCCGGTTTATTGTAGTTTCCATAGTTGGCGAAAGTACTGTAGGCTCCAAGCATTTCATAAATGGTAATGTCTGATGAACCTAAGGCAATGGTATTGTTTCTAGGAATGTCTTCTGTAACTCCTAAGTCTCTTGCAGTCTGGATAACGGCATCTACACCTGTCATTTCAATAAGACGTGCGGCTACCGGGTTTTGGGAGTGGGCTAATGCATCTTTTAAAGTCAGCATTCCTCCTCTTCCCGGAACATGCCATCCTTTATGGTCATAAGTTCCGTTAGAAACTGCAGAACAAGGGGTCATGCCAAGTTTCATAATAGCAGTAGCGTATACGAAAGGCTTGAAGGTAGATCCTACCTGTCTTTTACCCTGTTTGATGTGGTCATACTGGAAGTGCTGCCAGTCTATACCTCCTACCCATGCTTTGATCTCGCCACTTCCCGGAACCATAGACATTAGGCCTGCCTGTGCAATTTGCTTGTGATATCTGATGGAATCCCACGGTGACATTTCAACTTCTTCTTCGCCAGCCCATGTAAAACGGGAGGTTTTGATTGGCTTATGGAATTCCAGTAAAATAGAATCTTCGGAAACTCCGGCAGCCTTCAGTTGTTTGTAACGGCCGGTTCTCTTCATTGCCTGGGTCATTACGCTGTTTACCTGCTTATCCGTCAGATAGTAGAAAGGTCTGTTTTTTCTGCCTCTCTGCTCGGCATCAAATCTTTTTTGAAGGTCTGTTAAGTGTTCCTTGATAGCTTCTTCCGCATATTTCTGCATTTTTGAATCAAGGGTTACATATATTTTTAAACCGTCTTTGTATAGATTAAGTTTCTTGCCGGTCTCTTTTTCATAACCTTCAAGATATTTATCGATCTCCTTTCTTAGATAGAATTTATAATAGGCAGAGTAGTCATCATTAATATTCTTGATTGGATGATAATCTACTTGAACAGGAGTATTGATTGCTTTGTCATAGGTTGCCTGATCCAGGTAACCTGTTTCAAACATCTGTTGTAAAACAACATCTCTTCTTCGTTTTGCACGTTCCGGATTTCTCATCGGGTTGTTGGCAATCGGAGCTTCCAGCATAGCTACAAAAACTGCTGCTTCCGGAAGGGTAAGTTCGGAGGTTGTTTTATTGAAATAAATCTTGGAGGCCATTTCAATACCGTTCGCATTGTATGTAAAGTCGAACTTATTGAAATATAGCGTAATAATTTCTTCTTTGGTGTATCGCTTTTCCAGGCTTACCGCAACAGACCATTCTTTTAGTTTTTGAATAACCCTTTTGATTGGGTTTTTAGATGGTTCCTTGGTAAATAGCAGTTTAGCCAGCTGTTGGGTGATTGTGGAACCTCCACCTCTGTCTCCGCCGTATCGTACGGCTCTCAGAATGGACTTTAAATCAATCCCTGAATGTTCTTTAAAACGCTCATCTTCTTTTGCCTGTAAAGCATATATAAGATATGGAGGTAACTGTTTATAGGTAATTGGCTGTGTTTTTTCTTTCTCAAATTTCCCCAGTAAAACACCGTCCGATGAAATGATTTCAGAAGCTACATAGATATCAGGGTTTTCCAGTTCCTTTACATCCGGCATTTCTCCAAGAAATCCCTGGGAAACAGCAAAGAAAAGTCCGGAAATACCTAAAACTACCGCAATGAGGCCGATCCAAATGAATCTAACCCATTTTTTCCAGGAGGTATCTTTCTTTTTTTTGGGAGGAAGGGGGAAGGTTTTTCCCTTGTTTCCTGCATTTTGTCTGTTGTCTTCCATTTATGGTTACGGTTTAGCCGTTTCTACTTTTACTCCAACGTCTTCAATTCCCGGAAGGTTGTCATTTCTCATCGCCTGAATCAGGCTTATTACATATTTCCCCTTTCCCGGAAATTTATAGTTCAATTTATACTGAAATAATGTTTCCTTCGTATCACCAAAACCTGTACCAAGCCATTCTCCGTTTGGTTTTGCCAGTACATAGTTCAGGGTATCTGTTTCCTTCTTTTTGTTCTGGAGATTGGTGAAGTTTACAATAAATCTTATATTACTGTAAGGATAAGTATTGTTATTTCTTACGACAAATATAATATTTTTAGGATTCTGCGGATCTGAAACTTCAAGATTAAATTTTTGCTCACTTTTCTTATTCCATTTGTTGTTAACGGAATTCATAATGACATTCTCTCCTGAAGAGGACTGGCAGCTAAAGAAAAGGATAAGAGGTAATAATCCTGAAATTTTACGCATTTTTATCTTTTTTTGGAGGATATTTCTTTTTAAAATTCTTTTTGTTCGGGTTGTTTTGTTTTTTCTCAGGATCAGAAGAGGCATCAGAAATATCAGTTTTTTCCGTTTGTGCTTTTGGCTGCGGTTTAGGTTGTGGTTTTTGTTGCTGTCTCTGCTGATTTCCTGTATTGGCGTTAGGATTCTCAGATCTGTCCGGTCTTTCGGTTCTTTCAGGTCTGTTTTTCTTTGGTCCCTGTCCTTGCTGTCCCTGGGATTGTCCTCCGTTATTGTTTGGCCTGTTCTGGTTTCTGTTCCTGTTGTTGCCTCTGTTTTTCTTTTCGAATCTGTCTACATTATTTTCCTGAATCAGGTCGATCGTTTGAACAGGAAGGTCTGGCTGTTTAAGATCTTCTAAAGGAAGGATTTTTTCACCTCTTTTATTTTTGGCGATCAACTTTTTAACAAGGTCGATGTCAAAATCATACCATGCCATAGAGCTGTCTACATAAGCAAACCACATTTTCTTTTTGAAAACGTCTATTTTGATGCAGAATGCTCTTCCTTTTTCTGTATCCAAAGTTGTTGAAGAAGAAGGGAAGTTGCTTAATGCATCCAGATAACTGTCCAGTTCATAATTCAGACAGCATTTCAGTTTACCGCATTGTCCTGCCAGTTTTTGAGGATTAATACTTAACTGCTGATATCTGGCAACATTGGTATTAACAGATCTGAAATCCGTAAGCCAGGTTGAGCAGCACAGTTCTCTTCCGCATGATCCGATGCCTCCTACTTTGGCAGCCTCCTGTCTGAACCCGATCTGTTTCATATCGATCTTTGTTCTGAAAGCTCCGGCGTATTCTTTTATCAGCTGCCTGAAATCCACCCGGTTGTCAGCTGTGTAATAGAAGGTGATCTTAGAAGAATCGCCTTGGTATTCCACATCGGTAACCTTCATTTCAAGGCCTATCCTGTGAGCAATTTTTCTTGCTTCCAGCTTTACGCTGTCTTCTTTTTTTCGGGCTTCCTGCCAGACTTCAAGGTCTTTCTGGTTGGCCTGTCTGTATATTTTAAGGGTAGATTCTTCAGAAAATTTCTTCTTTTTCATCTGAATCTTTACTAATTCTCCGGTAAGGCTTACAACACCTACATCGTGTCCCGGGCTAGATTCTACTGTTACTATGCTACCTATATGTAAAGGAATATTATTTACATTTTTATAAAACGATTTTCTGTCATTTTTAAATCTGACTTCTACAAGATCGCACCTGTTCGATGCGGGATTGTTAATGTCAGAAAGCCAGTCAAAAACACTTAATTTATAACTATTACCACAGGTATTTACATTTTCACAGCCATTCGCGGTTTTTTTTGGTCCGCAGGAATGGGCAGAATCGCCGGATGTTTTGCATCCACAACTCATATAACTATTTTTTATAATCTTGCAAATTTATGTAAATTTATCTTTATGCAATTCTAAAATACTTAAATATTCAATATCGTTATTGTTTAACATTAAACATGGAATGCATATTATATATCAAAAGTTTATAAGTTGCTATTGTATATAGGTTTAGGCTAATATATTTTTAAAGTGTTATTTTAAACATAATTTTCTTTTAGGATATTGTTTAAAATATTAAGAAATATTAACAGGTGTATCCAAAATAATTTTATATTTGGGTTATATAATAATAGTCTATGAAAAAAATATTAGTATCAACTGCTTTATTGGCGGGTGTTTTATCTTACGCAGGAGGCTTCAGGGTATCTCTGCAGGGAGTAAAACAATTGGCAATGGCGCATACTAGTGCTCATGCCGAAGACGCAAGTGTGGCGTTCTTTAACCCGGCGGGTATGTCATTCATCCCTTCAAAACTGAGTATAGTAGCAGGAGGGTTCGGTGCAAGTAATAAAGTTACCTTTCAAAACTTGAATACTTTACAAAGTACAGAAACAGATAACCCTATTGGTACTCCGTTATATGCTGCGGTTGCTTATAAACCGATAGAAAATTTATCTATTGGTTTCAGTTTTACAACTCCGTTCGGAAGTACAATTGAGTGGCCAAGTGACTGGGAAGGAAAAGAAATGGTTCAGAAACTTGAACTTAAGAGCTTTTATTTTCAGCCTATGGTATCTGTGAAGCTGGCTCCATGGGTGTCATTCGGGGCAAGCTACATTTATGCAAAAGGAAAAGTAGACTGGGATAAAGCGGTAACACAGTTTGGCGGTGAGCTAAATATTAAAGACGAAAAGGCAAGCGGTAGCGGCTATGGATTCGGATTCTATTTCAGACCTGATCCAAAACTGGATGTAAGTATTGCTTACCGTTCACCTATAGATATGAAAGCTAAAAAAGGAACAGCTACATTCAAGTTCCCGTCTGCAGCTATTTATCCGTTATTAGGATTGGACCCAAGCACAGGGCAGGACAAATTTACAGCAACACTTCCTTTGGTAGAAGAATATACAATTGGTTTAACCTATAAAATAACTCCAAAATGGTTGGTTTCAGCTGACTTCAACTATCACGGATGGGAAAGATACAGCAAGCTGACTTTGGATTTTGCTAACGCCCCGGTTGGGAATCAGGCAGATCCTACGGTATTGGTAGCTCCTAAAAACTTCAGAAACTCCAAAACATTCAGATTAGGAACTCAGTATGCCTTCACAGATATGATCTTCGGACGTCTGGGAGCTTACTATGATGAATCTCCTTATACTGACGAAAACTTCATTCCGGAAACACCTTCATTCAATACCTATGTAGTTACCGGAGGTCTTGGCTTTAAACTAAAACAGTTTGGAGTTGATATAGCAGGAGGATATGCAATGCCTCAGGCCAGAGATGTGAAAAATGCGACTCTTGGCTTTAACGGACAGGCAAAAGCCAGAGCGTTTTACTTTGGTTTAGGTTTATCGTATAACCCTTTTTAATTGAAAGACTATGAAAAAAATTATAATATCAACACTTGCCGTTTCCGCACTTCTTTTTACAACAAGCTGTAATAATGATTTCGATACTGATGTAAAAGATATCCAGGTAACGAAAGGGGACGCAGATTTTTCCAAATATATTTCCCTGGGGAATTCCCTGACTTCCGGATACAGAGACGGAGCGCTTTACAGCAGCGGACAAAGTGAATCTTATCCAAGCATCATCGCAGCTCAGATGCAGCTTGCTGGTGGTGGAGCATTTAAACAGCCTTTAATGCCAAACGATGTAGGAGGATTTATCGGATTGCCTGGTTTTCCTGGTAAGCTGAACCTTCAGGTAACAGCCAGCGGAAGTCTTAGCCCTGTTGCAAGCAGTCCTGCTGCAGCATTAGATAATGTAACTGCCGGTGGCCCATACCAAAATATGGGA from Chryseobacterium shigense harbors:
- a CDS encoding penicillin-binding protein 1A, which produces MEDNRQNAGNKGKTFPLPPKKKKDTSWKKWVRFIWIGLIAVVLGISGLFFAVSQGFLGEMPDVKELENPDIYVASEIISSDGVLLGKFEKEKTQPITYKQLPPYLIYALQAKEDERFKEHSGIDLKSILRAVRYGGDRGGGSTITQQLAKLLFTKEPSKNPIKRVIQKLKEWSVAVSLEKRYTKEEIITLYFNKFDFTYNANGIEMASKIYFNKTTSELTLPEAAVFVAMLEAPIANNPMRNPERAKRRRDVVLQQMFETGYLDQATYDKAINTPVQVDYHPIKNINDDYSAYYKFYLRKEIDKYLEGYEKETGKKLNLYKDGLKIYVTLDSKMQKYAEEAIKEHLTDLQKRFDAEQRGRKNRPFYYLTDKQVNSVMTQAMKRTGRYKQLKAAGVSEDSILLEFHKPIKTSRFTWAGEEEVEMSPWDSIRYHKQIAQAGLMSMVPGSGEIKAWVGGIDWQHFQYDHIKQGKRQVGSTFKPFVYATAIMKLGMTPCSAVSNGTYDHKGWHVPGRGGMLTLKDALAHSQNPVAARLIEMTGVDAVIQTARDLGVTEDIPRNNTIALGSSDITIYEMLGAYSTFANYGNYNKPEMIWRIEDANGRVIKEVNVEPKEVMNPMYAYTMIELMKGVAQFGTASGELGRKGISKAVEIAGKTGTTQNNSDGWFMGITPKLATGAWVGWEDRATHFFGTGEGQGAKMALPIWAIFMKKVWADKSLGITPDDKFVRPSDWKDGCSNLKGLGEGYGDDGGLQTIDEIKNPRPVEPTPKNNTEKKEENVNENLHSNDEVDFNK
- a CDS encoding gliding motility lipoprotein GldH, with amino-acid sequence MRKISGLLPLILFFSCQSSSGENVIMNSVNNKWNKKSEQKFNLEVSDPQNPKNIIFVVRNNNTYPYSNIRFIVNFTNLQNKKKETDTLNYVLAKPNGEWLGTGFGDTKETLFQYKLNYKFPGKGKYVISLIQAMRNDNLPGIEDVGVKVETAKP
- a CDS encoding stage 0 sporulation family protein, giving the protein MSCGCKTSGDSAHSCGPKKTANGCENVNTCGNSYKLSVFDWLSDINNPASNRCDLVEVRFKNDRKSFYKNVNNIPLHIGSIVTVESSPGHDVGVVSLTGELVKIQMKKKKFSEESTLKIYRQANQKDLEVWQEARKKEDSVKLEARKIAHRIGLEMKVTDVEYQGDSSKITFYYTADNRVDFRQLIKEYAGAFRTKIDMKQIGFRQEAAKVGGIGSCGRELCCSTWLTDFRSVNTNVARYQQLSINPQKLAGQCGKLKCCLNYELDSYLDALSNFPSSSTTLDTEKGRAFCIKIDVFKKKMWFAYVDSSMAWYDFDIDLVKKLIAKNKRGEKILPLEDLKQPDLPVQTIDLIQENNVDRFEKKNRGNNRNRNQNRPNNNGGQSQGQQGQGPKKNRPERTERPDRSENPNANTGNQQRQQQKPQPKPQPKAQTEKTDISDASSDPEKKQNNPNKKNFKKKYPPKKDKNA
- a CDS encoding OmpP1/FadL family transporter, with protein sequence MKKILVSTALLAGVLSYAGGFRVSLQGVKQLAMAHTSAHAEDASVAFFNPAGMSFIPSKLSIVAGGFGASNKVTFQNLNTLQSTETDNPIGTPLYAAVAYKPIENLSIGFSFTTPFGSTIEWPSDWEGKEMVQKLELKSFYFQPMVSVKLAPWVSFGASYIYAKGKVDWDKAVTQFGGELNIKDEKASGSGYGFGFYFRPDPKLDVSIAYRSPIDMKAKKGTATFKFPSAAIYPLLGLDPSTGQDKFTATLPLVEEYTIGLTYKITPKWLVSADFNYHGWERYSKLTLDFANAPVGNQADPTVLVAPKNFRNSKTFRLGTQYAFTDMIFGRLGAYYDESPYTDENFIPETPSFNTYVVTGGLGFKLKQFGVDIAGGYAMPQARDVKNATLGFNGQAKARAFYFGLGLSYNPF